The Vicia villosa cultivar HV-30 ecotype Madison, WI unplaced genomic scaffold, Vvil1.0 ctg.000470F_1_1, whole genome shotgun sequence genomic interval cttcaaataaacaattatttTGTCGGATTTTTTCAGTGAGATTGTTGGTAAATATACACAAGAATTAAACAAATTGGGACATGAAATTTTGGAGATGCTTTGTGAAGGGTTAGGGCTAAAGCCAGGATATTTCATTGGTggacttagtgaaaatccaatgGTACTAGCTCATCACTACCCTCCATGTCCAGATCCAAGTTTAACTTTAGGCCTAGTCAAACATAGAGACCCTACACTCATCACTCTTCTACTTCAAGATCAAGAGGTTCATGGACTTCAAGTTCTTAAGGACAATGAATGGATTCTTGTTGAACCTATTCTCAATGCTTTTGTTGTTAACATTGGCTTAATCATGCaggtaaaataaaatttaatcatttgttatattaatttaaattctattaaTTAGTTTcctaatataatattatataatgtttttctttttcagataaTTACTAATGGAAGACTTATTGGTGCTGAACATCGAGTTGTGACAAATTCAAGAAGTGCAAGAACATCAGTTGCATATTTCATCTATCCTTTATTTTCAAGAATGATTGAGCCAGCACAAGATTTGGTAGATGAAATCACTCCTCCAATTTATAAGTCTATATCATTTGGAGAATTTCGTAAAAATTTCTATGAAAAAGGAATCGAAATTGAACAAGTTTTGCATTCTTAGTTATCCAAacaaataagagaaaaaaattaagagagaacttgttatttcttatatttgaaaaatgaaataaatgaggGGAGAAATAAATTTGTGTATTGGACTATATTTGTCTCTTTATATCTATATATCCTcatatatttttctttctttttttacctTAAGAATGTGTGTGTTATGTTTTAGTTTAAGCTATCTTCAGTGGGCCTTCAAGGTATTTGATGTTTTGCTCCAAAGAGGTTTGAATGATGATAATGGACGTTGGAGTAAAAATCTAAGGGTGATTTCTAACCAGCTTCTCTATTCCATCCAACAAAGGTTTCTTTCAGAGATGGTGGGTTTTTTCAAGATAGAGAACCGATATAATCGAACTGTGCGTGATACAGCTAAACATATGATCCGTAACTGGATAGATTCAAAGATTGTGGTTCTTAAACTCATTTATCTTTTATGGAAAACTGTTGCTTGGTTAGGATTAAGAAATCGGTTTGGTATTACTCTTTTGGATTGTAATCTTTCAAATTTTACTATTGTCCAACTCTTAGTAGATCTAACCATTAGTGTTGATTTTAGATTGAGGATGAGAAATGCTCTCAATCAATGTTTGTCATTATGCTTGTACTCCTTTTTTATCAATTGAATGAAATTGTCTTACTGTAAGAAAAAAGAATATAAATCACCACTATAGAATAGTAAAGTATGCATAATTTGATTTTTGGTGTATGCAAATGGCATTAAGAGAGTTGCCACTTGCCTGCTCTTTATTTTGATTGTGTGAGTTGCCACTTGCAGATTCAAACCCAAAATTTTCCCTTTTTAATTTGATTGTGTGAGTTTCACCAGAAGAATgtttagagaaagaaaaaaaaaagacatgtgtttataagtgggggcaatcctcatccTACAAGCCGATTTTGTAGAGTTGAGTTAGGCTTAACCACACTTTTTAACATGGTATTAGAGCCTCGTTTAAGCTCAGTTGGGCCACCTATTATgatttccgctatcgggccacccaccatttatttccacgctccaattGTCTAGTCTTGGGCGTGatggggtgtgttaagagtcccacatcggacaatatatggcctgaacatgtgtttataagtgggggcaatcctcatcctacaagccggttttgtatggttgagttaggcctaaccacacttcttaacagttACATCATTTTGAATGCGACATTTTTCTCTATTTTAGAATTGTCTAGAACTTGTTTATTCCAATTGGCATTCAATTTAGGGGTAATTCGGAGTTctctttaattataaattttgttaAGTCGTTGTTGTTAGATATTCCaaactttgaggttaagttttcaaagcgtcaagcgaatatggttgcccatACCTTAGCAAAGGCGGCCAATTTTTGAACTCAACACTGTACGTTTGATGATATCCCTCCTTGTATTACGCTACATTTGATTAATGAAAGTTGTTAAGTTTGCttttatcacaaaaaaaaaaaacatatacatCTCTCTTAGATTTAACCAAATTTAAAGAAATTTCCAATACACTTTGGATgagataattgattttttttttaaatttaaattttaaacaattgaaataattaaattgaaattcatttatttaaaaaaaaaaattgtttgagtagagtattaaaattgttggttgttaaacttttggtttcatttttataaactttaaaattttataaatagagACCAAGTTGCAATATACCATTCTATTATATTATCTAACATTTGATAAGAGATTGATCAAACTTCTTAAATTTTTCTTCCCCAAAAAATAATTATCTAACATTTACTAAGAGATTGATCAAACTTCCTAAATTTTCCTTCCCTCAAATATAATTTACACTATAAATTGGACATTTTGGTGACTAACAAAATAACACttcactttttcatttttttgatttCTAACACCAAGTGTTCCATTTTCATTGGTTCACACACTTTCTACAATATAATACACTATCTCATTCTTTCTAtgcttttctctttctctttactCTCTCTTCAATACATAATTATTGCCATTCTAAATGCTTGTTGAGAAGAAAGAATACTTTTACATTTCTATCTCACTCTCTCCCTAACATAATATTGATTAAATTTTTGCTAAGTAAATTTTTGTTATAATTCAGTTGTATTCATAACTGGTTTTAGTTTGCGGGAATTAAATCAAAATTGTGGAGGCTGGAGCATTCGTtgaattttacatttgtatttgttaacttacattttattttttttcaactcACATGTTCTTTTTTCTATGGTTATTAAATATAGTTGAATTTCTATAATTATTAGTTATTTATAATTAAGTcgatcattcattttaaatttacatgtttctaaatatattttatataatattaaataaatttacatgttATTAAGCTGTATTTTACGAGTCACTATCAACCgaatacacattttataccataTCAATTGCATGAAAATataatgtattttaaaaaatatatatttatctcacgggtcactaacaagacaatatttattttaatttaatcaatcattattttaatttaagagacaaaatctttatttttaaatattaattttttctccatctcataaatattttttttcttctttgtatatgattatttaatataattaaatctatatgattactgttcattttaaaaaaagtaaacCATTTCAAATTTTGCAGTTATGACCTATCTTAAACCTTTTTTGtggattattattttaatatagaaCCTAaatttcatactactaatatcttattagtaaaatctttttttaaatggttaattttcattttatatatacaATTTGGACAAActtttttacttcacatttttcgtatCATTCAAAAAATATTACACCACAAATAATGCACCCGAGCGACAGCACGTGTCACTAACTAGTTGTTAAATACCATAAGAGATCAATTTGGAAAGTTTGAAAACTATTAaggattaattttaattttttgaaaaactttaaaagacaatttgtaaaatttggggACAAATTtgagaaatttcaaattctttgatttTAATCGTCATTTCAAAATTCTTAAATTTAATTTGGTCAAAATACTTCATAGATTTTCAtcatttttacaattttttttattcaaacaataaattttatccaaattattttgaactctttcaaaatattatagggttaaatatacaacaccCCCTCTATTTTGAATTCTCTCAGGTAAAGTTTTTTTTGTGATCCCCTTGCAATTTCTAGATTTCTTCAAATAGCCCCCTGACTGCCACATTGAAGTAAAAATTCTCTCTTGCTACCTATGTGGCAGTCCacatgatattttattttaatttttaattattttttaaatacacgtgaaattatttttttatttaaaaaatattatataattttattattgttttttaaataacagtaataaaattattcaaaaaaaatcaaaaaaaaagttaattttttttataattataaaaaaaattccacgtgaatttaaaaaattaaattaaaatatcacgTGAACTGTCATGTGGGCAGTAAGAGAGAATCTTTGCTGCAATGTGGCAGTTAGGGGAGTCCTTGAAAAAATCTAGAAATTGAAAGGGAGAGATTGCAAAAATAAACTTTACGACGAATTAAAATCAAAactcgctaatattacagggaGTGTTGAATATTTAATCCAATATTATATTCATGCTTCATCCAAACTCActcttaatatttttttcaaactcttTCAATTTATACAATTATATCTTTCATCTCGTTTGGATAGTATTATTTTACATACATATAAGTATAAGTGCAAAATACGATGTTTAAATATGGTTTGTCTAAATACAAACACGATAAAATGACGCTTATAAATGTGAATATTATGACAGTTTCGATCGCCACAATTCTCAAATAAAACATGATTACTAATTGAGTCAAAAGTTTTTCTAAATAGTattattcatacaaattcatatGATAGGTCCAAATGTTACTATTCATGTCTAGGGTCGGTAAAATAAATTTGTACCCATGAATATCTGCGGATATAATTCATCACGAGTACGAGTCCGATAATTTATTAGGTATTCACAGATAAATTAATGAGTATTTAATTACGTTTTAGTAAATGATTACTGATGTTCTTGTGGATATTCGTATCCAttattaattatcaaaattacttaaatattaatttgtttaatctaaaattattattattagtattattttgataaatattaaactatgattattattatgaataagaaactattattattattattattattattattattattattattatttataatatgaaattattattattttgttgaatttagtataattatttggtaaaagaataaatagaataaatgagatttattttgttattattattattattattattattattattattattattttattattattattattattattattattattattattattattattatgatgtgttaaatttgaaattaattttttatgtctttaaaagaagataaaaaattgttattagaaaaattatttaaataacagTACCCATGAAAATTTTTAAATATCCGTTGAAATCGCAAAATTTACGGATACTCGTTTGGCGAATACCCCCGCGTAGGGGTGGCAAAGCGAGCGGCCCCTCTCTTTTAGGCCCGCCCCGTTTAAGACCGTCCAAAGGAGGGGAAGGGCGGACCAACTTAGGCGTCTGAGCTCAAAAGTCAAGCCCGCCCCGTTTACTAACGAGTTGGGCCGAcccgcctttttttttttttacaatttgatttattatataatatacgAAAATTTTAATTACTACCAAAAAGGttgataaatgattttttttaacaatgcacaatagaacttcaacatgtcttaagttcaaacattacaaaaaataaaataaataaagaccaATTACGATAAAAAAATTATCGAAATAAACTCATGCATAATAAAAAacgtatcaaaataaataaataacaatacatatcattttaatcatatttaaaaactaactactaaaaGAACCTAATTAAGAATTTACACTAGACAAACAATGATAATAATTACACTTCATAATACATCACGATGCATAAAATAGTTAAGTATAAAATATCAACACACATGTCTTTCTCACTGTTTACTTCCTATAGACTCTTATATTGACTGATTTCTTAATAGTTAAATCCTAAATTTGTCACACGTATACACTCATCAAAtccttcatttttttaaaatcaacatctatttctaaagaaaacatgtgagCTAAGGTATTGACAACTTGataattgtttttatttcaaGCTAATGTATTTTCTtacaattgttcttttatttcaAGCTTTTCAAATCAACGcatgtattagaaagttatagaaagaacgttacaattataattcaatttgtatgtataataatttagaataaattcaatcaacataatcctaagagaagagtgttgtttttatagttacagttgttttaattctaagtaaaaaataaaaaagttttaatAAAAAGCCCGCGGGGAAAATCCGCCTAGTCCCGCTTCGTCCCGCTTTTTTAAGCGGGTTAGACGGAGCGGGCCAACTTAAGATACCGAGCCGAAAACCTTAGCTCAGTCCGTATAAAATGGCGGGTCAAACGGGCTGACCCGGCAGGCCTAACCccttttgccacccctacccCCACGTGTATGAGACGGGTAAGATTATCATATTTAATACGCGGGGTGGATAGCGGGAAATTAGTACTCGTGCATATAGGTATCAATTGTCATCCCTATTCATGCAAGGAGAAAGGAGTTATACATTCATATGGTTTTGAAAAACATATATAGTGTTATAAATGACATGATCATGAATGTCCATCAATTAGGAGATTTCAGAttgattttccatttattatataTGTACTATGAATATGACTCATATTGTATTTGAATTACTCACTCATAATTAGAATAATATAAttaactctcttcttctcttttctaaaaaaaaaacgcTCAAATATAAAGTGAATTATTCTTTTATCCTTTAATAACATCTAAGATTATAACACATGATTAtagataatataaattattatttctaaaaataaacaaataaatatatgaattaaagatttgattttttttttgcatataaaacgctcaattttttatgaatatattttatacaaataattttattatttactatgGATTAGACGAGTGGAAGAAATCTACCTTTGGTAATGTCCATGACAATGTAAAAGTGGTTGAATGTAATCTTAAAGACATTCAGCAGCAAATACAAAGTCTAGGGTATTCTAATAATTTGCAGGTGTTGGAAGCAAAAGCTCAACATGAATTTGAAAAAGCTTTGAGCATGGAGGAAGAGCTTTGGAGGGAGAAAACTAGAATCTAATGACACTTACAAAGTGATAGAAACACAAACTATTTTCATACCTATgctaaaattaaaagaaagactAAAATGATCTCCTCCTTATTGATTGATGGTAAGATAGAAACTAATCACATTATTCTAGAGAATCATATTGAATCCCATTTCAAAAAGATCTTTAATTCTGATTTTAGGGGGCAGGCTTCTGATCTTATTGATAGAGTCATTCTTAAGCTTGTCACTAATCAGACAAATGACATGCTTTTGAGACTGCCTAGCCTTGAGGAAATCCATGTTGCTGTTCTTAACCTTAATATTGACTCTGCACATGAGCCAGATGGATTTGGTGCCATTTTCTATGTTAAATATTGGGATATAATTAGTCTATATGTCATAAAAGTTGTTAAACAATTATTCTTGCAGGGATGGATTCTTCCCAATTTTAATGCAAATACTCTTGTTATGCTTCCTAAAATCAAAGAGGCCAATAGCATTAGCCACTATAGACCAATAGCTATGGCAAACATTAAGTATAAACTCATTTCAAAAATCTTAGCTGACAGGTTATCCTCTATACTTCCCTCTATCATTTCATTTGGGCAAAAGGGCTTCATTGCTGGTAGGAGTATTAAAGATGGTATATGCCTTACTTCTGAGGCTATTAATCTTTTAGGCAATAAAAATTTCAGTGGAAATGTTGCCCTCAAAATTGATATTTCTAAAGCCTTTGACTCTCTCAATTGGGACTTTATTATCAAAACTCTAAAAGCTTTTGGATTTAgtcaaaaaaatttgttcttgGATCCATACTATTCTCTATTCTGCTAACATTTTTATTGGTTTCAATGGAAAGCAAGTGGGATATTTCAAGTGCTCCAATGGGGTAAGGCAGGGAGACCCCCTATCACCTTTCCTCTTCTGTCTGGCTGAAGATGTTTTAAGTAAAGCCATAATAGACCTGGTGAACA includes:
- the LOC131628643 gene encoding hyoscyamine 6-dioxygenase-like → MDQRLVSTWSNVNSSVPLSFVQPPECRPGKVTNPPTKTIPLIDLGGHDHAHTIIQVLKASHEYGFFQVINHGVSKELVDEALNIFKEFHGMSPEEKVNECSKDPNGINCKMYPINENYKKDAIQYWKDTLTHTCPPSGEFMEFWPQKPPKYREIVGKYTQELNKLGHEILEMLCEGLGLKPGYFIGGLSENPMVLAHHYPPCPDPSLTLGLVKHRDPTLITLLLQDQEVHGLQVLKDNEWILVEPILNAFVVNIGLIMQIITNGRLIGAEHRVVTNSRSARTSVAYFIYPLFSRMIEPAQDLVDEITPPIYKSISFGEFRKNFYEKGIEIEQVLHS